A genomic stretch from Bacillus sp. E(2018) includes:
- the lepA gene encoding translation elongation factor 4, translated as MMNREEKLKRQAKIRNFSIIAHIDHGKSTLADRILEETSALTQREMKEQLLDSMDLERERGITIKLNAVQLQYKAKDGEIYTFHLIDTPGHVDFTYEVSRSLAACEGALLIVDAAQGIEAQTLANVYLALENDLEILPVINKIDLPSAEPERVRQEIEDVIGLDASEAVLASAKAGIGIQDILEQIVAKVPAPPGDPEGPLKALIFDSLYDPYRGVVTYIRVAEGTVKVGDKIKMMATGKEFEVLELGVFTPKAVQKDFLTVGDVGFLTASIKNVGDTQVGDTITSAVKGATEPLPGYRKMNPMVYCGLYPVDTAKYNDLREALERLVLNDSALQYEPETSQALGFGFRCGFLGLLHMEIIQERIEREFNIDLIATAPSVIYNVTMTDGEKIVVDNPANMPEAQKISVVEEPYVKASIMTPNDYVGTIMEICQKKRGIFMTMDYLENNRVNVLYEIPLSEIVYDFFDQLKSSTKGYASLDYELIGYKPSKLVKMEILLNNEKIDALSVIVHKDFAYERGKVVVEKLKELIPRQQFEVPIQAAIGQKIVARSNIKALRKNVLAKCYGGDISRKRKLLDKQKEGKKRMKTIGRVDVPQEAFMAVLRMDDTNNNK; from the coding sequence ATAATGAATAGAGAAGAAAAATTAAAAAGACAAGCTAAAATTAGGAATTTCTCCATAATTGCTCATATTGATCATGGAAAATCCACTTTAGCCGACAGAATTTTGGAAGAAACGAGTGCACTAACGCAGCGTGAGATGAAAGAGCAGCTGCTGGACTCGATGGATCTTGAACGTGAACGTGGAATAACGATTAAATTAAATGCTGTTCAGCTGCAATATAAAGCAAAAGACGGTGAGATTTATACGTTCCACTTAATTGATACACCAGGACACGTAGACTTTACATACGAAGTGTCTAGAAGCTTAGCAGCCTGCGAGGGAGCATTGCTTATCGTAGATGCTGCGCAAGGAATTGAAGCGCAGACGCTCGCGAACGTGTATCTGGCACTTGAGAACGACTTAGAGATACTACCGGTTATCAACAAGATCGATCTTCCTAGTGCAGAGCCAGAACGAGTGCGTCAAGAGATTGAGGATGTTATCGGACTGGATGCATCAGAGGCTGTACTAGCTTCAGCAAAAGCTGGGATTGGTATTCAAGATATTCTTGAACAGATTGTAGCAAAAGTTCCAGCGCCACCAGGAGATCCAGAAGGACCGTTAAAGGCGCTTATCTTTGACTCTCTTTATGACCCTTACCGAGGGGTCGTGACGTATATTCGAGTAGCAGAAGGAACGGTTAAAGTCGGCGATAAGATTAAGATGATGGCAACAGGTAAAGAGTTTGAAGTACTTGAACTCGGAGTGTTTACTCCTAAAGCCGTACAAAAAGATTTCTTAACGGTTGGAGATGTAGGTTTCTTAACAGCTTCGATCAAAAATGTTGGAGACACACAAGTCGGTGATACGATCACGAGTGCGGTTAAAGGTGCAACTGAACCTTTACCTGGTTATAGAAAGATGAACCCGATGGTATACTGCGGATTATATCCAGTAGATACAGCGAAATATAACGATCTTCGTGAAGCTTTAGAACGACTAGTATTAAACGATTCTGCTCTTCAATACGAACCAGAAACCTCTCAAGCGCTTGGTTTTGGTTTCCGTTGTGGATTCTTAGGACTTCTTCACATGGAGATCATTCAAGAGCGTATCGAGCGAGAGTTTAACATCGACTTGATCGCGACAGCTCCGAGTGTTATCTACAACGTTACGATGACTGACGGAGAAAAGATTGTTGTTGATAACCCAGCAAACATGCCAGAAGCACAGAAGATTTCTGTAGTAGAAGAACCGTATGTAAAAGCATCCATCATGACACCGAACGATTATGTTGGTACGATTATGGAGATCTGTCAAAAGAAACGCGGTATTTTCATGACGATGGATTATCTAGAAAACAACCGTGTAAATGTTCTTTATGAAATTCCTCTTTCTGAGATCGTTTACGATTTCTTTGATCAGTTGAAATCAAGTACGAAGGGATACGCATCTCTTGACTACGAATTGATTGGTTATAAGCCATCTAAACTGGTTAAAATGGAAATATTACTGAACAATGAGAAGATCGACGCATTATCAGTAATCGTTCATAAAGATTTTGCTTATGAGCGAGGAAAGGTTGTCGTAGAGAAGCTGAAAGAGCTTATTCCGCGTCAACAGTTTGAAGTGCCGATCCAAGCGGCAATCGGACAGAAGATCGTGGCACGTTCAAACATTAAAGCATTACGTAAGAACGTTTTAGCTAAATGTTACGGTGGGGACATCTCACGTAAACGTAAGCTTTTAGATAAGCAAAAAGAAGGTAAGAAACGTATGAAGACGATCGGTCGAGTAGACGTTCCTCAAGAAGCATTCATGGCCGTTCTTCGTATGGATGACACAAATAACAATAAATAA
- a CDS encoding DUF3679 domain-containing protein translates to MAKFMLKCFGLVTILLFGVLFGIEKAHFEMDELKGSSQESVESSSSPSEEAEKDSVSITSHDIKTKQEKLSEIDSFNVFSALGQNLTSWISSAFGVMISIFGVIISEMLAVFSP, encoded by the coding sequence ATGGCAAAATTTATGTTAAAGTGTTTTGGATTAGTAACTATTCTTTTATTTGGGGTCTTATTTGGTATTGAAAAAGCACATTTTGAGATGGATGAACTAAAAGGTTCTTCACAAGAAAGTGTTGAATCAAGTTCCAGTCCTTCAGAAGAAGCGGAAAAGGACTCTGTTTCAATAACAAGTCATGATATAAAAACGAAACAAGAAAAGTTAAGTGAAATAGATTCGTTCAATGTCTTTTCAGCACTTGGACAAAATCTCACATCTTGGATCTCTTCAGCTTTTGGTGTCATGATCTCTATATTTGGTGTTATTATTAGTGAGATGTTAGCTGTATTTTCACCTTAG